CAAAGAAAAATACCTTACTTGTAAACCTTTGGCAAAGCGGGCACATGTCTGTATCGAGCAGGAGAATGTCAGCCTGATCAAGCAGTTGCTTCTGGTCATCGAACCCAAAGCGAGCATATCCGGCTATATCAATAATATAGTGAACGAGCATTTGGAAAAGTGCAAACCGGAGATTATAAAGTTGTACAAAGAAAAGAAAGCTGATTATGGAAACTAAAATTCATTTCACTGTCAAAGCCTTGTGCGCAGCCTTTATCTTTTACCAGTTGTGGATATTCATCTTCAGCCGGCAAATGTATGACGCATGGGAGAAGGTCTGCCGTATGATGCGTATAGCCCGTATCAAGTTATGGAAATGCCGTAAAGAGTATCGGATATACCGGGAAGAGAAGGCTGAAAAAGCCAGAAAAAAGGCAAGGCGTAAGAAAAAGATGGCAGAAACCAAAGTGGCACAAGAGAGCCACGGAACAGTAATGCAGCCCTCTCCGACGGACGATAACGATGTTATCGGCAAGACCAAGATTGTCTATTTGGAAGACCCGGAAGTGGCAAGAAAAAAACCTACACGTTCCGAACCATTGGTTAAGGAACCCATAGAGGAAGATGAAGAAATCAGACCGGAAGATGTGGCGCATGAGGACAGGGGGCTGGCCAAAGAGGAGATGGAAGCATTGATGGCTCCTGTTAATTCCGAACCTGACCCTGAATTCAATACGGCAATGACATTCGAGGAAATGAACAATGTAGTGGAAGTGCTGACTTCTGAAACCGGGGATGAACAGAAAGATTTCCGTGCGAGCATGACAATTTATCACAAGTTATCCGGTACGGAAATATTGAACCTTTTGGAAAATGAAATCGGCTGTCAGCAGAAAATAGAGTCTTTGCTCAACGAATATCTGGATGAAACGGGCAGACCGTTGGCAAAACGAAAGGCCGCATCCAAGAAGGTGGAGGCTTTCAACATAGATAAATTCGTTTAATTGTTTCTTTTTGCTGTCATAGTTTTTGAAGGCACGTCGATGTGATATCGGTGTGCCCTTTTCATTTTCAGAGAATATCACCGGATAAAATTCAAACAGTCATATCGTTATCATAATGGCAAGATTCGTACCTTTGCAAAAAATGAATGATTATGGCAGTGACAAAAGCGATATTGGAGAAATGGATGGTGGCGCAGAAACGTCACCGCCTTTCCGACAAACAAGTGCAGATGGCCCGTGAGCTGGGATTGAACCCTGACAAGCTCGGAAAGATAGACAACCACAAGCAGGAACCGTGGAAAGCCCCGCTTCCGCAGTTTATAGAGCACATCTATTTCAAGCGGTTCAAGCGTGAGAAACCGGAAACGGTCAAGCCGCTGAAACAGATTCTGAAGGAAATGGAGACCAAGAAGAAGCTGCAAAAAGAGAAAAAGGAGGAACGGAGGAAACAGCGTGCCCTCTCTTCCGATTCCGCAGCAGAGTAAACAGCGTTCACATGACATGAAGCGAAGTCTGAAAGCCGTCCGGTTTTCAGGCTTCGCTTTTTTGGTGATTCGAACCAATTGTCGCTTTTTCATTCCTCATGAAGAGTGCCCGTTTTTATTTTCTGTTTTTCCCATCCTTCCCTGCCCAAAATCCTCTTTTTTATCGTTTGGAAAATCCTTGCTGATGTAACGTGATGACATACGATGACACGCATCGTAAGGTTTGTAAATCAATGAATTAAACGCTATATATTCGCTGTCGAAATGATTTTTTGTTTCACCAATTAAAATTTTCGACACATGAAAAAAAGATTCTTTTCGGCAGCTTTCATGCTGCTTGCGACAGTCGGGGCTTTCGCCCAGGGTAACGGTATCGGCGGCATTACGGAAGCCACCAACATGGTCACTTCCTACTTCGACCCCGGCACCAAGTTGATTTACGCCATCGGAGCCGTTGTCGGCCTGATCGGGGGCGTGAAGGTCTATTCCAAGTTCTCGTCGGGCGACCCTGACACCTCGAAGACCGCCGCCAGCTGGTTCGGAGCATGTATCTTCCTTATCGTGGCTGCTACCATCTTACGCTCATTCTTCCTGTAACATGGCGAAGTATCCGGTCAATAAGGGGATAGGCCGCAGCCCGGAGTTCAAAGGGCTCAAAAGTCAGTACCTGTTCATCTTCGCGGGCGGGCTGCTCGCCCTGTTCGTGGTGTTCGTCATCATGTACATGGTGGGTATCGACCAGTGGGTCTGCATCGGTTTCGGTGTCGTTTCCGCTTCGGTGCTTGTCTGGGCAACATTCCGAATGAACGCGAAGTACGGCGAATGGGGGCTTATGAAACTCCACGCGCTGCGCAGCCATCCCCGCTACATCATCAACCGGAGGAAGTTCCTTCGGTTGATTTCTCCAACCTCAAAAAAAGGAAAAGTATGAGAAACGTAATGAAAACAGCGACGCTGGAAAGCAAATTTCCGTTGCTCTCGGTAGAGCACGGGTGTATCGTCAGCAAGGATGCGGACATTACCGTGGCCTATAAGGTGGAACTGCCCGAACTTTTCACGCTCACAAAGGCGGAATACGAGGCCGTCCATTCGACATGGGCGAAAGCGGTCAAGGTGCTGCCGAACTACAGCATCGTGCACAAGCAGGACTTCTTCATCGAGGAAAGCTACCGTCCCGACATTTGCAAGGACGACCTGAGTTTTCTCAGCCGCAGTTTCGAGCGGCATTTCAACGAACGTCCGTATTTGCAGCACACTTGTTACCTGTTCCTGACCAAGACGACCAAGGAGCGTAGTCGCACTACCAGCAGCTTCAACGCCCTCACGCGGAATTTCATCATCCCGAAGGAAATGACGGACAGGGAGACTGTCACCCGTTTCATGGAGAGTTGTGAGCAGTTCGAGCGTATCGTCAACGACAGCGGCCTCCTTCGCATGACACGTCTGACGGATGAGGAAATCACGGGAACGGACACCTCTGCGGGAATCATCGAGAAATACTTCTCGCTCTCGCAGGAGGACACCGCCTGCTTGCAGGACCTGTCACTCGGTGCCGGGGAGATGAAGATAGGCGACAACTACCTCTGCCTGCACACCCTTTCCGACCCGGAGGATCTGCCCTCAAACGTGGCTACCGACTGCCGCTACGAACGGTTGTCCACCGACCGGAGTGATTGTCGTCTCTCCTTCGCCGCACCAATAGGCATCCTGCTCACGTGCAACCATGTCGTGAACCAGTACCTCTTCATTGACGATTCGGCGGAGAGCCTGCGCAAGTTCGAGCAGACCGCGAGGAACATGCACTCGCTTTCCCGTTACAGCCGTTCCAACCAGATCAACCGCGAATGGATTGAGGAATACCTGAACGAGGCGCACAGCAAGGGGCTGACTTCCATCCGGGCGCATTGCAACGTCATGGCATGGAGCGATGACCGGGAGAAACTGAAGCGCATCAAGAACGATGTCGGCAGCCAATTGGCACTCATGGAGGCGAAGCCGCGCCACAACACGGTAGATGTCCCGACGCTGTTCTGGGCGGCGATACCCGGCAATGCCGGTGATTTCCCATTCGAGGAGAGTTTCCACACCTTCATCGAGCAGGCGTTGTGCCTGTTCATCGGGGAAACGTCCTACAAGGATTCGCTATCGCCGTTCGGCATCCGCATGGTGGACCGGCTGACGGGCAAGCCCGTTCATCTGGATATTTCCGACCTACCGATGAAGAACGGTACAATCACGAATAGGAATAAATTTATACTCGGACCCTCCGGTTCGGGCAAGTCTTTCTTCACCAACCACATGGTGCGCCAATATTATGAACAAGGGACCCACGTGCTTTTGGTGGATACCGGAAATTCCTATCAGGGACTGTGCAACCTTATCCATGCGCGGACACACGGTGAGGACGGCATCTACTTTACCTACAAGGAGGATGACCCGATAGCCTTCAACCCTTTCTACGTGGAGGACGGTGTGTTCGACATTGAGAAGAAGGAATCCATCAAGACGCTTATCCTCACTTTGTGGAAACGTGACGATGAACCGCCCACGAGAGCTGAAGAGGTGGCGCTTTCCAATGCAGTGAACCTCTTTTTAGCGAACATCCGCAACGACAGGGACAACAGACCTTCCTTCAATACCTTCTACGAGTTCATCCGTGACGAGTACCAGGACATTCTGAAGGAGAAGCGCACCCGCGAGAAGGATTTCGATGTATTCAACTTCCTGAACGTGCTTGAACCTTACTACCGGGGCGGCGAGTATGACTACCTTCTGAACAGCGACAAGCAGCTTGATTTACTCGGTAAACGTTTCATTGTATTTGAGTTGGACAATATCAAGGACAACAAGGTACTGTTCCCGATTGTGACCATCATCATCATGGAAACCTTCATCAACAAGATGAGAAAATTGAAAGGAATCCGCAAGATGATATTGTTGGAGGAGGCCTGGAAAGCCATCAGCAAGGAGGGCATGGCGGAATATCTGAAGTACCTCTGTGCGCCCGTAAAGGTTGCATCGTAAATATCTCTTTGGCAAGAGATTAGGAACGTATTCTTTGAAAAATAACCTATCATCAGCCGACTTATCTGTTTCGGGAAAACTTAACCGAGCAGGGAGTGTAGCATGTCGGAAAAGTCATAAGTCAGTTAGTTACCAAACTGCGACTGAATGGCGAGATGAAAAGATAGATATGAGGATAAAGTCCGAATTGATTGAACGATAGTCTGAGTGGTCCCCCTTGAGGCTATGGCGTAAGGTAACTATCAACCGCCATATCGTGATACTACTTCAGTGAATAGGTATGAATGTAGCAAGAACTTATCACGACACAACCGCAGTAAGCGAGTAAAGGACGGAAGTCGTATCCGACAATCTATCATGCCAACAGTTACGATGTGATAAACGGGGATTACCTATCCCGAAGTGCCGAAAGGCTATTAGGTTCGACCTATGAAAATTCGGAGTGGTAACGGAGCTTCCATAGTAGTTTGAGCAAGGTAACGCCTTGTACATGGCGAAGGGAAGCAGCTAATTATTAATACAATTAACGGAAAATGTGAGAGACATTATGAGAAGTCCAGAAAGAGTATTAAACAGTCTATCAGAACACAGTAAGGATGCAAGCTATAAGTTTGAACGTCTTTACAGAATTTTGTTCAATGAGGAAATGTTCTATGTTGCCTATCAGCGTATTTACGCTAAAGAAGGTAACATGACTAAAGGTTCGGACGGTCAGACCATTGACAACATGAGCCTGAAACGAATTGAAAAGTTAATTGATATGTTAAAAGACGAAACGTATCAACCCCAACCGTCAAAGAGAGTGTACATACCGAAGAAAAACGGTAAGAAAAGACCTCTTGGCGTGCCGACTTTCAATGACAAGTTGATACAGGAAGTGGTAAGAATGGTATTGGAAGCCATATACGAGGGAAGTTTTGAATATACCTCGCATGGGTTTCGTCCCAATCGAAGCTGCCATACTGCATTAACTCATATCCAAAAGGAGTTTAGCGGTGCAAAATGGTTTGTAGAGGGAGATATAAAAGGCTTCTTTGACAATATAAACCATGATGTATTGATAAACATTCTCTCGGAGCGCATTGCGGATGAACGATTCATCCGACTGATACGCAAGTTTTTGAAAGCTGGATATGTCGAGGAATGGCGATTCCACAATACTTACAGTGGCACACCGCAAGGGGGTATCATCAGCCCGATATTGGCTAATATATACCTTGACAAGCTGGATAAGTATATAAAGGAATACATAGCCAAATTCGACAAAGGGAAGAAACGAAGATTCAGTAGAGAAAGTATGGACTTTGGCAATGCAAGAAAACGTATTGTGCGAAAATTGAAATCCGTAAAAGATGAAAGGCAAAGGACAAAGCTAATCCTTGAACTGAAAGCAATAGAAAAAGGACGGGCTAAATATCCCAACGGCGAAGAAATGGACGCCGATTACAGAAGAATGAAATATGCAAGATATGCAGATGATTTTCTTGTGGGAATTATCGGAAGCAAGCAAGATGCACAACAGATAAAGGAAGATATTAAAAACTTCCTTGCTGATAAACTGGCATTGGAGCTGTCCGATGAAAAGACACTTGTCACTCACACGGAAAGACCAGCCAAATTTCTCGGATATGAAATCACTGTAAGAAAGTCCAACGACCAAAAAAGGGATAAACGGGGTAGATTAAGAAGAACCTATGGTAAAAGGGTCTGCTTAAATGTCAGTATGGAAACTGTCCGTAAAAAACTTTTCAATTTGGGAGTCTTAGAACTGACAAACCGTAACGGAAAGGAAATATGGAAACCGAAATGCAAATCGGGACTGATATTCAATGACGACCTTGAAATCCTTGATAGTTATAATCGAGAAATCGTGGGTTTCTATAACTATTACTCCATAGCCAACAACTGCGCCCATGCCTTGAATAATTTCAAGTACATCATGGAATACAGCATGTACAAAACGTTTGCAGGCAAATATAAATGCCGTACACGTGAGGTAAACAAAAAATATCGTAAGAACGGTAGGTTTATCATAAAACACATGACTAAAACAGGTGTAAAGGAAAGATTCTTTTACGATGGTGGCTTCAAACGAAAGAAACCCACCTATAAATCGGAATGTGACACTATGCCACGAACAATTTATACTGCGGGACGGACAAGTCTTGTTGAAAGGCTGAAAGCCCGTGAGTGTGAACTATGTGGAGCGACAGACGACCTTGTTATGCATCATGTAAGGAAGCTAAAGAACTTGCAGGGAAAGGAAAGCTGGGAACGACACATGATTGCCCGCAAACGCAAGACGATTGCAGTGTGCAGGAGTTGTCATAAGAAGATACATGACGGAAAGATAGACTGAAATTAGTGGAGAGCCGGATACGCTGAGAGGTGTAAGTCCGGTTCGGAGGCGAGCATTTGGAAACCTGCCATAGAAATATGGTAAGGCGCCGGGTGCTTAGCCTACTTAAGACCGTCAGAAAGTTCTTCGGCGAGGCCGTTGTCGTAACTCAGGAGGTCGAGGACATCATCTCATCGCCGATTGTGAAGGGTACCATCATCAACAACAGCGACTGCAAGATTCTCCTTGACCAAAGGAAATATGTCAACAAGTTCGATGAGATACAGGCGTTGCTCGGTCTGACCGACAAGGAACGTGCGCAGATCCTTTCCATCAACATGGCGAACAATCCTTCCAGAAAATATAAGGAGGTCTGGATTGGTCTGGGCGGTACACAGTCGGCGGTATATGCCACCGAGGTATCGCTTGAAGAATATGTGTGCTACACAACCGAGGAAACGGAAAAATTGGAACTGTTCCGTCTTTCCGAAAAGTTGGGCGGCAATATCGAACTTGCCATCAAGCAGTTGGCGGAGAGCAAGCGAGAAATGAAAACAATAATATAAACAATTTAAAATCAATAGCTATGTATAGTGATTTGGAATCAGACCAACGGAAACGCGAGGAGATCATTACCGTCCTTTACGATTCCTTGATGATTGGCTGGGACATTCCGAAAGGCATCCGTGATTATTTCGGATTCACAGAGGATTACCGGCTGTTCCACCAGCTTGAAGATATGGACGACAATGAATACAAACAGAAAAGACAGACAGGAGAAATACCTGACTGTCTGGAAGTCAATGCCAGGCTGACACACCGTGCAGAAGAGCTTCTTGAGAAGCTTTGCCCCCATCCACCTGTGGACTATCTTGAAAAACTGAACGAGGAGTTGGAATATTTGGGATGGATTGCAGCTTCACCGGATACAGTTCACGACATTATCCACATAAGTCCGGCATTTCTCGTCAAGTACGGCATAGACAAAAATGCCTCTGCCACGGAACGCTCCTGTCAGGCGGAGAAAGCATATCGGGAACTGGATGCCAGGTTTGTGAAGATGACAGGACGCGAACCGTATGCCAATGAGTTTTTCGCTTCCCTCAGACAAGGGAAGGAAAAGACGCCGGAGGCGAAACGTCCGAAGCAGGTACACAAGCCTATCCTCCGCAACCCGCCGTCCAAGGGGCGGAAAATGGGACTTTGAATTTCAACAGAATTTTATTCACCAATTAAAACAGTTACATCATGAAAAAGAAAATCCTCATGCTGTGTATGGGCTGTTTCTTCATCAGCCTTACAGCGAAAGCGCAATGGGTCGTGAGCGATCCCGGCAATCTTGCCCAGGGTATCATCAATGCCGCCAAGAATATCGTTCACACATCTTCCACCGCGAGCAATATGCTCAACAATTTTCAGG
The Bacteroides caecimuris DNA segment above includes these coding regions:
- a CDS encoding reverse transcriptase/maturase family protein; the protein is MRSPERVLNSLSEHSKDASYKFERLYRILFNEEMFYVAYQRIYAKEGNMTKGSDGQTIDNMSLKRIEKLIDMLKDETYQPQPSKRVYIPKKNGKKRPLGVPTFNDKLIQEVVRMVLEAIYEGSFEYTSHGFRPNRSCHTALTHIQKEFSGAKWFVEGDIKGFFDNINHDVLINILSERIADERFIRLIRKFLKAGYVEEWRFHNTYSGTPQGGIISPILANIYLDKLDKYIKEYIAKFDKGKKRRFSRESMDFGNARKRIVRKLKSVKDERQRTKLILELKAIEKGRAKYPNGEEMDADYRRMKYARYADDFLVGIIGSKQDAQQIKEDIKNFLADKLALELSDEKTLVTHTERPAKFLGYEITVRKSNDQKRDKRGRLRRTYGKRVCLNVSMETVRKKLFNLGVLELTNRNGKEIWKPKCKSGLIFNDDLEILDSYNREIVGFYNYYSIANNCAHALNNFKYIMEYSMYKTFAGKYKCRTREVNKKYRKNGRFIIKHMTKTGVKERFFYDGGFKRKKPTYKSECDTMPRTIYTAGRTSLVERLKARECELCGATDDLVMHHVRKLKNLQGKESWERHMIARKRKTIAVCRSCHKKIHDGKID
- a CDS encoding DUF3408 domain-containing protein, whose product is MEQSFDILTTVVSGTAVFLLVVTAIHASARLLQMTFGKKSGLNRKDTKPENHPEKKEEPPGIDKQCAIYKEKYLTCKPLAKRAHVCIEQENVSLIKQLLLVIEPKASISGYINNIVNEHLEKCKPEIIKLYKEKKADYGN
- a CDS encoding DUF4134 domain-containing protein is translated as MKKRFFSAAFMLLATVGAFAQGNGIGGITEATNMVTSYFDPGTKLIYAIGAVVGLIGGVKVYSKFSSGDPDTSKTAASWFGACIFLIVAATILRSFFL
- a CDS encoding DUF4133 domain-containing protein; the protein is MAKYPVNKGIGRSPEFKGLKSQYLFIFAGGLLALFVVFVIMYMVGIDQWVCIGFGVVSASVLVWATFRMNAKYGEWGLMKLHALRSHPRYIINRRKFLRLISPTSKKGKV
- a CDS encoding DUF4122 family protein, with product METKIHFTVKALCAAFIFYQLWIFIFSRQMYDAWEKVCRMMRIARIKLWKCRKEYRIYREEKAEKARKKARRKKKMAETKVAQESHGTVMQPSPTDDNDVIGKTKIVYLEDPEVARKKPTRSEPLVKEPIEEDEEIRPEDVAHEDRGLAKEEMEALMAPVNSEPDPEFNTAMTFEEMNNVVEVLTSETGDEQKDFRASMTIYHKLSGTEILNLLENEIGCQQKIESLLNEYLDETGRPLAKRKAASKKVEAFNIDKFV